A stretch of the Thermoplasmata archaeon genome encodes the following:
- a CDS encoding DNA double-strand break repair nuclease NurA, with the protein MPEEAIQKVVQTLMELGTGAPGLPYLSSDQYISVGFDKANFREIGNLMTEMQGNLTCVDGGNLEILSTPGFSVSVVRIASVTFKGLERMKNKFPQRVECFCVVRTIFDTDGKKFHISYFPVKREHADFLPRNYTLTAEPGRMETLWDLNLKPLSVISNYGRKYAEWFYLNRILDFMEEGDVVLRDGIFQSSDETEAGIAKEVFAKARNKGVGLIALAKTCSLLTDTGIPVSQVLQSLAEQWRIEAPWYYFPIAENLEPEVNADIYFVKFCNSMDYAFRFEVMRETLPEPLSLLSILHIHSKNHIFPGYPYILLAADKIARVEQKEGKPLYLRLLSMLGNDKKIQRAIKSLDAHDLISKY; encoded by the coding sequence ATGCCAGAAGAAGCAATTCAGAAGGTTGTCCAAACTTTGATGGAGCTTGGTACTGGTGCCCCTGGTCTCCCCTATCTCAGCAGTGATCAGTATATATCTGTGGGGTTTGATAAAGCAAATTTTCGAGAAATAGGAAATCTAATGACTGAAATGCAAGGGAATCTAACTTGTGTTGACGGAGGAAACCTTGAAATCCTTTCTACGCCTGGATTTTCAGTATCTGTTGTAAGAATTGCGAGTGTAACATTCAAAGGACTTGAGAGGATGAAAAACAAATTCCCACAGAGAGTGGAGTGTTTCTGCGTTGTGAGAACTATTTTTGATACTGACGGTAAGAAATTCCATATCTCCTACTTCCCAGTTAAAAGAGAGCATGCGGACTTTCTCCCACGCAATTATACACTCACCGCAGAGCCGGGTAGAATGGAGACACTGTGGGATTTAAATCTTAAGCCACTGTCTGTGATTTCAAACTATGGAAGAAAGTATGCTGAATGGTTTTACCTCAATCGCATCCTGGATTTTATGGAAGAAGGCGATGTTGTGCTTCGTGATGGCATATTCCAGAGTAGCGACGAAACTGAAGCTGGAATTGCAAAAGAGGTCTTTGCAAAAGCAAGAAACAAAGGTGTTGGCCTTATAGCACTCGCAAAAACCTGTTCTCTTCTCACAGACACAGGAATTCCTGTCTCACAGGTGCTCCAGTCACTTGCAGAGCAATGGAGAATTGAGGCACCATGGTATTATTTTCCGATCGCAGAGAATCTCGAGCCAGAAGTTAATGCAGACATCTATTTTGTGAAATTCTGCAATTCAATGGATTATGCATTTAGATTCGAAGTGATGCGTGAGACCCTACCTGAACCTCTATCGCTCCTCTCAATCCTACACATCCACAGCAAAAACCATATCTTTCCGGGCTACCCCTACATCCTCCTCGCTGCAGATAAAATCGCAAGGGTAGAGCAGAAGGAAGGTAAACCTTTATATCTGCGACTCCTCTCGATGCTCGGTAACGATAAAAAAATTCAGAGAGCGATAAAGTCATTAGATGCCCACGACCTGATAAGCAAATATTGA
- a CDS encoding MFS transporter produces MTKKNNLLKNKDFVKLLIAQGVSDFGDGVAFLGFIMVALYIHSGGAFETSIIFISISIPVILIGPFAGVFVDRWNRKHTMIASDVLRALAVCLLLVLSTLWAIYLVVFLISTLSRFFFPSRGAIIPNIVGKENVLRANAMSQSVMYAMNVLSPSASGLLIAMFGVESVFLIDAASYLFSAVMVLSLKYSENPGNHPPANVNTVARGMKVGLRILLRTPPVKYIVIAFSIIMLFAGAVNVLYLLFVRDVMHLNIVWVGYLETIFGIGAVAGGAVISSLPKTTKNADLLVAGTSSGALIALLALFPHLFVVVPGFFFVGFLMVFINTPPAAIAQKTIPDRARGRVLSVMNATFQTMSLVSMLTVSAILAFVDIASLFILGGCMLFALGIILFGREKVRELLG; encoded by the coding sequence GTGACGAAGAAGAACAACCTCCTAAAAAACAAGGACTTCGTAAAGTTGTTGATTGCCCAAGGAGTTTCTGATTTCGGAGATGGTGTAGCGTTCCTTGGTTTCATAATGGTGGCTCTATACATTCACTCTGGCGGTGCATTTGAGACCAGTATCATTTTCATCTCCATCTCAATACCAGTAATTTTGATTGGCCCATTTGCGGGTGTCTTTGTGGATAGATGGAACAGAAAGCACACAATGATTGCATCTGATGTTTTAAGGGCTCTGGCTGTTTGTCTACTCCTAGTACTGTCTACGCTCTGGGCAATCTACCTCGTAGTTTTTCTGATTTCAACACTTTCCAGATTCTTTTTCCCGTCTAGAGGTGCAATAATTCCAAACATAGTTGGCAAGGAAAATGTACTCAGAGCGAACGCAATGTCGCAATCGGTGATGTATGCAATGAATGTGCTTTCTCCTTCTGCTAGCGGTTTGTTGATTGCAATGTTTGGGGTGGAAAGCGTTTTTCTGATTGATGCTGCTTCCTATTTATTTTCAGCGGTGATGGTGCTATCGTTAAAGTACAGTGAAAACCCCGGGAACCATCCTCCCGCAAATGTAAACACAGTGGCGAGGGGTATGAAGGTAGGACTAAGAATCCTGCTGCGAACTCCGCCTGTGAAATATATCGTTATTGCTTTCTCAATCATTATGTTGTTTGCTGGTGCCGTCAATGTGCTCTACCTCCTTTTTGTGCGGGATGTGATGCACCTGAATATTGTCTGGGTCGGTTACCTTGAAACAATTTTTGGCATCGGTGCTGTTGCCGGTGGTGCAGTTATTTCCTCGCTTCCCAAAACCACAAAAAATGCTGACCTTCTTGTGGCTGGAACATCCAGTGGCGCCCTGATTGCACTTCTTGCCCTCTTTCCACATCTGTTTGTTGTAGTTCCTGGCTTCTTTTTCGTCGGTTTTCTTATGGTGTTCATCAACACACCACCTGCAGCAATTGCGCAGAAAACAATTCCAGACAGGGCAAGAGGAAGAGTGCTTTCTGTTATGAATGCCACATTCCAGACAATGAGTTTAGTGTCAATGCTCACTGTTTCTGCTATTCTTGCATTTGTTGATATTGCTTCTCTGTTTATATTAGGCGGCTGCATGCTATTTGCCCTTGGCATCATTTTGTTCGGAAGAGAAAAAGTAAGGGAGTTATTGGGGTAA
- a CDS encoding 30S ribosomal protein S27ae: protein MSKESLTKIYEVSGDKLNRKKKTCPKCGPGYFLAEHENRVSCGRCGYTEFKK, encoded by the coding sequence ATGTCGAAAGAAAGTCTGACGAAAATTTACGAGGTTTCTGGTGATAAGCTGAACAGAAAGAAAAAAACCTGTCCGAAATGTGGACCTGGTTACTTTCTCGCTGAGCACGAAAACAGAGTGTCCTGTGGTAGATGCGGTTATACTGAATTTAAGAAGTAA
- a CDS encoding 30S ribosomal protein S24e, whose translation MEIEIISKRENVLLDRTEVRFKVIHDKSGTPKRDDIRAKLAEVLSVNQDTLVVDHLNQKYGVNQTEGYAKVYKNKDALGIERVPVLVRNKLKEKKKKETAGAQQAK comes from the coding sequence ATGGAAATAGAGATAATCTCGAAAAGAGAAAATGTGTTGCTGGATAGAACGGAAGTTAGGTTCAAAGTAATCCATGACAAGAGCGGGACACCAAAAAGAGATGATATCAGAGCGAAACTTGCAGAGGTGCTGTCTGTAAACCAGGACACACTTGTCGTAGACCATTTGAACCAGAAGTATGGCGTAAATCAGACCGAAGGTTATGCGAAGGTCTACAAGAATAAGGATGCACTGGGGATAGAAAGGGTGCCTGTGCTCGTCCGAAATAAGTTGAAAGAGAAGAAGAAAAAGGAGACGGCTGGTGCACAACAGGCAAAGTAA
- a CDS encoding DUF359 domain-containing protein codes for MSDEPVVRWKMPDTLRGRFGRIVGKIVKVDELKDLNPKEIACIGDVCTISLLEAGIKPKICIVDYATKRFSIEEAKAKILGLIGYDRIFWLVKNELNAKIPPDFWLGIRVRNPQSTITQELWDAVGYAYSVENPTLIEVNGEEDLAALACIILGNIGTKVIYGIPDVGMQLLQVTAELKENVNEALKEMEVQKWK; via the coding sequence GTGTCAGATGAGCCGGTCGTACGCTGGAAGATGCCAGATACGTTAAGAGGACGATTTGGAAGGATTGTGGGAAAGATTGTAAAAGTGGATGAGTTAAAGGACTTGAATCCAAAGGAAATTGCCTGCATCGGAGATGTGTGTACAATTTCTCTACTAGAAGCTGGGATAAAGCCGAAAATTTGTATTGTGGACTATGCAACCAAAAGATTTTCTATTGAGGAGGCAAAGGCAAAAATACTGGGGCTGATTGGATATGATAGAATCTTCTGGCTTGTTAAAAACGAGCTGAATGCAAAAATCCCGCCAGATTTCTGGCTTGGGATACGGGTTCGAAATCCACAGTCCACAATCACTCAGGAACTGTGGGACGCTGTTGGATATGCCTATAGTGTAGAAAACCCCACATTGATAGAGGTGAACGGGGAAGAAGACCTCGCTGCCCTTGCATGTATTATCCTGGGAAACATAGGGACAAAAGTTATATATGGTATACCTGATGTTGGGATGCAACTCCTACAGGTGACAGCAGAATTAAAGGAAAATGTAAATGAAGCACTGAAAGAGATGGAGGTGCAAAAATGGAAATAG